From the genome of Cognaticolwellia beringensis, one region includes:
- a CDS encoding glycerate kinase type-2 family protein, which produces MKTKQFLQNLFEIAVNESLPSVCMPKHLENIDASNGLCVIGAGKAAVDMANTMHQFFGEKCYGTVVTRHGYTTSASIGGIKILTAGHPIPDEGSANAGKEILALAKSVPENVPVVFLISGGGSALLSLPIEGVSFEEKMQLNKFLLGSGASIDEINCVRKQLSQIKGGRLAQAIKGDFYTLIISDVVGDDPATIASGPTVKDHTTGEQALNILTKYGWKRVPAIEQALLAKSAAGNRTVSSADTIKNFTIMANARQSIDKAISTVDKSKWHVEVLNYDEVGDANNVAKQHAAIALRALKTNKPTLLFSGGELTVTLTNASGQGGPNQQYMLALAIALKGEKGIVALACDTDGIDGSEDVAGAYIDSTTLLRANELGLSAMNYLKTNNCFNFFKPLDDLIITGPTHTNVNDFRVIMIDPSLS; this is translated from the coding sequence ATGAAAACTAAACAATTTTTACAAAATCTTTTTGAAATCGCAGTCAATGAAAGCCTACCTTCGGTCTGTATGCCTAAACACCTTGAAAACATAGATGCGAGTAATGGTTTATGTGTTATTGGCGCTGGTAAAGCGGCTGTCGATATGGCTAATACTATGCATCAATTCTTCGGTGAAAAATGCTATGGCACTGTTGTTACGCGTCATGGTTATACCACCAGTGCGAGTATTGGTGGTATAAAAATATTAACAGCAGGCCATCCTATACCTGACGAAGGAAGTGCAAACGCAGGGAAAGAAATTTTAGCCTTGGCTAAAAGTGTTCCTGAAAATGTCCCCGTGGTATTTTTAATTTCAGGTGGAGGCTCTGCTTTACTTTCGTTACCAATTGAAGGCGTTAGCTTTGAAGAAAAGATGCAATTAAATAAATTCTTATTAGGCTCTGGTGCGTCTATTGATGAAATTAATTGCGTTCGAAAACAATTATCACAAATAAAAGGGGGGAGGTTAGCACAAGCAATAAAAGGTGATTTTTATACCCTTATTATTTCTGATGTAGTTGGTGACGACCCGGCCACAATTGCCTCAGGCCCAACAGTTAAAGACCATACTACTGGCGAGCAAGCATTAAATATATTGACTAAATATGGTTGGAAACGAGTTCCTGCTATTGAACAAGCATTACTGGCAAAGTCTGCAGCGGGGAATAGAACTGTATCATCAGCTGATACGATTAAAAACTTTACTATTATGGCGAATGCTAGACAGTCAATTGATAAAGCTATTTCAACAGTTGATAAATCAAAGTGGCATGTTGAAGTGCTTAATTATGATGAAGTGGGTGATGCCAACAACGTTGCAAAGCAACATGCGGCAATAGCATTACGTGCGCTTAAAACCAATAAGCCTACCTTACTATTTTCTGGTGGAGAGTTAACCGTGACTTTAACGAATGCTTCAGGTCAAGGCGGCCCAAATCAACAATATATGCTGGCATTAGCTATTGCACTTAAAGGCGAAAAAGGCATTGTTGCATTAGCTTGTGATACCGACGGTATTGACGGCAGCGAAGATGTAGCAGGCGCTTATATCGATTCAACAACATTGCTAAGAGCTAATGAACTAGGCTTGTCAGCGATGAATTATTTAAAGACCAATAATTGTTTTAACTTTTTTAAGCCACTGGATGATTTAATCATAACAGGGCCAACACATACCAATGTTAATGATTTTAGGGTGATTATGATTGATCCAAGTTTGTCATAA